Proteins encoded within one genomic window of Candidatus Reconcilbacillus cellulovorans:
- a CDS encoding lactam utilization protein LamB: MKTIDLNCDLGESFGVYRLDISDEVLVCFSSANVACGFHAGDPTTMRRTVRRCLELGIAVGAHPGLPDLVGFGRRRMDVSAEEVYDIVVYQIGALRAFVESEGGRLRHVKPHGALYHMAAERPELAEAVAEAVRRVDASLVLYGLAGSRLIEAAEKAGLRAASEAFADRAYDRDGKLVPRGVPQAVLTETGAVVEQAVRLASEGRVRTAEGAEIVLRVDTICFHGDGPAVADGVRAVRRALAERGIGVAAP; this comes from the coding sequence GTGAAAACAATCGATCTGAACTGCGACCTCGGCGAAAGTTTCGGCGTTTACAGGCTCGACATTTCCGACGAGGTGCTCGTCTGTTTCAGTTCCGCCAACGTCGCCTGCGGATTTCACGCCGGCGACCCGACGACGATGCGCAGGACGGTGCGGCGCTGTCTCGAACTCGGCATCGCCGTCGGGGCGCATCCCGGGCTGCCGGATCTCGTCGGGTTCGGCCGGCGCAGGATGGACGTTTCTGCGGAAGAAGTGTACGACATCGTCGTCTATCAGATCGGCGCTTTGCGCGCGTTCGTCGAAAGCGAAGGCGGCAGACTGCGCCACGTCAAACCGCACGGTGCGCTTTATCATATGGCGGCGGAGCGGCCCGAACTGGCCGAGGCGGTGGCGGAAGCGGTGAGGCGCGTCGACGCGTCGCTCGTGCTTTACGGCCTTGCGGGAAGCCGGCTGATCGAGGCGGCGGAAAAAGCCGGGCTGCGCGCGGCGTCGGAGGCGTTTGCCGACCGGGCGTACGACCGCGACGGAAAGTTGGTGCCGCGCGGGGTTCCGCAGGCCGTTTTGACCGAGACCGGGGCCGTCGTTGAACAGGCGGTGCGACTCGCCTCCGAGGGACGCGTGCGGACGGCCGAAGGAGCGGAGATCGTTTTACGCGTCGACACGATTTGTTTTCACGGCGACGGCCCGGCTGTTGCAGATGGTGTCCGCGCTGTGCGTCGTGCGCTCGCGGAGCGCGGCATTGGCGTAGCGGCGCCGTAA
- a CDS encoding gamma-glutamylcyclotransferase, producing MVRLFVYGTLLPGEANYGLAAPYVLGSFAGEVRGRLYDAGGYPGCVLDASGPTVEGVWLELKEEALPVLDELEQFFGAEEENDYERVWVRDARKPVEGWIYVWTDSRGLPEIAGGSWRKRGER from the coding sequence ATGGTTCGGCTTTTTGTGTACGGAACGCTGCTTCCGGGCGAGGCGAACTATGGGCTGGCAGCCCCGTATGTGCTCGGCTCGTTTGCCGGCGAGGTCCGCGGCCGGTTGTACGACGCCGGCGGCTATCCCGGCTGCGTTCTCGATGCCAGCGGCCCGACGGTCGAGGGCGTGTGGCTCGAGTTGAAGGAAGAAGCGTTGCCCGTGCTGGACGAACTGGAGCAGTTTTTCGGCGCGGAGGAAGAAAACGATTACGAACGCGTTTGGGTACGCGACGCGCGGAAGCCGGTTGAAGGCTGGATCTACGTGTGGACCGACAGCCGCGGTTTGCCGGAGATCGCCGGCGGAAGCTGGCGCAAGCGCGGCGAACGTTAG